A single window of Magnetococcus marinus MC-1 DNA harbors:
- a CDS encoding polyamine aminopropyltransferase, with amino-acid sequence MQNNLEHAPHGDAARSLDLATLVYAVFTAGLCSIIYELLIATTVVYFLGDSVRYFSLTIGLYMASMGAGAYLSKYMQGVLLHKLIVAEIILGLVGGFCVPLLYLAFTYEALFLPLYVVLTLTVGFLIGLEVPLLTRILEGYDSLRVSIAHVLSLDYLGALVATVAFPLLLLPLFGIFRSGLFFGLVNMSIAVLLLWRFGSRLGSHRIKSYRLAAWSITLAIGAGLLFAQVLLQAWNQSVYRDRILHTEHTAYQEVVLTKRRDDLRLYLNGALQFSTSDEFRYHEALVHLPMAYVQAAKARGPLSVLVLGGGDGMAVRELLRYNRIERITLVDLDERVLKLATENPYLRQANAASLSRDERVKIRVGDAMRFLQERAALFDLIVADLPDPSSTETARLYSRAFYRLARSNLAPAGVFVTQATSPFHAREAFWTTHATVADVFAQARPYHLLVPSFGDWGFVMAGGAVLQTPLEQVVKDFPPGLRHLRPAMATGMFMFGKDVEDPGQLGISTLDQPQVLERYRAGWRHWGG; translated from the coding sequence ATGCAGAATAACCTTGAACATGCGCCCCACGGGGACGCGGCCCGCTCGCTGGATCTGGCCACCCTGGTCTATGCGGTCTTTACGGCGGGGCTCTGCTCCATCATCTACGAACTGCTGATTGCCACCACCGTGGTCTATTTTTTGGGGGATAGTGTGCGCTACTTCTCCCTCACCATTGGGCTCTATATGGCCTCTATGGGGGCGGGGGCCTATCTTTCCAAATATATGCAGGGCGTGCTGCTGCACAAGCTGATTGTGGCGGAGATCATTCTCGGTTTGGTGGGGGGCTTTTGTGTGCCGCTGCTCTATCTGGCGTTTACCTATGAGGCGCTGTTTCTCCCCCTGTACGTGGTGTTAACCCTGACGGTGGGTTTTCTGATTGGGCTGGAAGTGCCCCTATTAACCCGTATTTTGGAGGGCTACGACAGCCTGCGGGTGAGCATCGCCCATGTGCTTTCGTTGGACTATCTGGGGGCATTGGTGGCAACGGTGGCGTTTCCGCTGCTGCTGTTGCCGCTATTTGGCATCTTTCGCAGTGGACTCTTTTTTGGGTTGGTGAACATGTCCATCGCGGTGCTGTTGTTATGGCGTTTTGGCTCGCGTCTGGGGTCTCACCGCATCAAGAGTTACCGGTTGGCGGCATGGTCCATTACGCTGGCCATCGGCGCGGGTCTGCTGTTTGCCCAAGTGCTACTACAGGCGTGGAACCAGAGTGTCTACCGAGATCGGATTTTGCACACCGAACATACCGCTTACCAAGAGGTGGTGCTAACCAAACGGCGGGATGATCTGCGTCTCTATCTCAATGGTGCCTTACAATTTTCGACCAGTGATGAGTTTCGCTATCACGAAGCGCTGGTGCATCTGCCCATGGCCTATGTGCAGGCTGCTAAAGCGCGCGGGCCGCTCTCGGTGTTGGTGTTGGGCGGGGGTGATGGTATGGCGGTGCGGGAGCTGCTGCGCTACAACCGTATTGAGCGGATTACCCTGGTGGATCTGGATGAGCGGGTGCTCAAACTGGCGACGGAGAACCCCTATCTACGTCAAGCCAATGCCGCCAGTCTGAGCCGGGATGAGCGGGTCAAGATCCGGGTGGGGGATGCCATGCGCTTTTTGCAGGAGCGGGCCGCGTTGTTTGATCTGATTGTGGCAGATCTGCCCGACCCCAGTAGCACCGAGACGGCGCGTCTTTACAGCCGGGCTTTTTACCGGTTGGCACGCAGTAATTTGGCCCCAGCCGGGGTGTTTGTTACCCAAGCCACCAGCCCCTTTCATGCGCGGGAGGCCTTTTGGACAACCCATGCCACGGTGGCAGATGTGTTTGCCCAGGCCCGTCCTTACCATCTATTGGTGCCATCGTTCGGGGATTGGGGCTTTGTGATGGCGGGGGGGGCCGTACTGCAAACACCGCTGGAGCAGGTGGTTAAAGATTTTCCGCCTGGGTTACGGCATCTGCGCCCCGCCATGGCGACGGGTATGTTTATGTTTGGTAAAGATGTGGAAGATCCTGGTCAGTTGGGGATCTCCACCCTGGATCAGCCGCAGGTGCTGGAGCGCTATCGGGCAGGTTGGCGACACTGGGGTGGGTGA
- a CDS encoding DUF350 domain-containing protein, translating to MNDWQQGLITIVAFMALYVLVLVVGRFLNDRFTPYSLTHALAVEDNPAIGLSLSGYLLASTLIYLGALLGPSSGSLIKDLEVVGGYSLLGLMFLNLSRWVLDRLLLNQFCNLTAIVKGRNMAMGAVRFGIYLATGFIAAGALHGEGGGPLTASLFFVLGQGVLIVFSRLYDWNTPYALQREIEQGNLAAGIAFAGAIMALGILIGKGISGAFVGWSANLWQFAQVSLVGMVLLMMVRFVVEHLLLPGHDLDEEIARDRNVAAGWVECSGTLGFALLLAVLL from the coding sequence ATGAACGACTGGCAGCAGGGGTTGATCACCATTGTCGCTTTTATGGCGCTCTATGTGCTGGTTTTGGTGGTGGGGCGGTTTTTGAATGATCGCTTCACCCCCTATTCCCTTACCCATGCCTTGGCGGTGGAGGATAACCCGGCCATTGGTCTCTCTCTGAGTGGCTATCTGTTGGCCAGCACGCTGATCTATTTGGGGGCGTTGCTGGGGCCATCCAGCGGCTCACTGATCAAGGATCTAGAGGTGGTGGGGGGCTATAGTCTGCTTGGGTTGATGTTTTTAAATCTTTCACGCTGGGTGCTGGACCGCCTGCTGCTTAACCAGTTTTGCAACCTGACCGCCATTGTTAAAGGGCGCAACATGGCCATGGGGGCGGTGCGCTTTGGGATCTATCTGGCAACCGGTTTCATTGCGGCGGGTGCGCTGCATGGTGAAGGGGGGGGGCCGCTGACGGCGAGCCTCTTTTTTGTATTGGGGCAGGGGGTGCTGATTGTTTTTTCCCGGCTCTACGACTGGAACACCCCCTACGCGTTGCAACGGGAGATTGAGCAGGGCAACCTGGCGGCGGGTATTGCCTTTGCAGGGGCCATTATGGCGCTGGGTATTCTCATTGGTAAGGGGATCAGCGGGGCCTTTGTGGGGTGGAGTGCCAACCTATGGCAATTTGCCCAGGTTTCGCTGGTGGGCATGGTGTTGTTGATGATGGTGCGTTTTGTGGTGGAACACCTGTTATTACCCGGGCACGATCTGGATGAGGAGATTGCGCGGGATCGTAATGTGGCGGCGGGTTGGGTTGAGTGCAGCGGTACCCTGGGGTTTGCCCTGCTGCTGGCGGTGCTGCTATGA
- a CDS encoding DUF4178 domain-containing protein codes for MMDSNHLVLLILVAGAGFYIYSQQQRRTRRVANPKRALTIQNVGAGGVVALRGVGPDLEDLDLTILGRHSYDEDGYRWFELQGDAGNRTLWLSVEDDDTLEVCLTLRKEPLAALGVAEAQLRAMQKAKQGSVQFEGQTYHFDEAGKAIFYRNEDRLPPNGEAFHYWEFLSEDEQNGITVEQWGNSGNFECHIYQCLRPAQYTVYALEGSDAL; via the coding sequence ATGATGGATAGTAATCATCTGGTATTGCTCATACTGGTGGCTGGGGCTGGTTTTTATATCTACAGCCAGCAGCAGCGACGTACCCGCCGTGTGGCCAACCCCAAGCGGGCGTTGACCATTCAAAATGTTGGTGCGGGCGGGGTGGTGGCGCTGCGTGGGGTAGGGCCAGATCTGGAGGATCTGGATCTCACCATTTTGGGTCGTCACAGTTATGACGAGGATGGTTACCGTTGGTTCGAGCTACAGGGGGATGCGGGCAACCGCACCCTGTGGCTCAGTGTCGAGGATGATGACACCCTAGAGGTGTGCCTCACCCTGCGCAAGGAGCCCCTTGCAGCCCTGGGTGTGGCTGAGGCGCAGCTAAGGGCGATGCAAAAGGCCAAGCAAGGCAGCGTGCAATTTGAAGGGCAAACCTACCATTTTGACGAGGCAGGTAAGGCGATTTTCTACCGTAATGAAGACCGTTTACCCCCGAATGGCGAGGCGTTTCACTATTGGGAGTTTCTTAGCGAAGATGAGCAAAACGGTATAACGGTGGAGCAGTGGGGCAACAGTGGTAATTTTGAGTGCCATATTTATCAATGTCTGCGTCCAGCCCAATACACGGTGTATGCCCTAGAGGGGAGTGACGCCCTATGA
- a CDS encoding PspA/IM30 family protein: MSGLFQRLFTWGKSEAHSAMDKLEDPAKMAEQGIRDLQAEHAKNMDALAKVKAQVIRLRREMLTLQETASNYERKAMLLVQKGQQGALDGAEADRLASEALSRYEDAQTQANRLKADLENMEKMAAQLERNVQQIKSQIGKWENELRTLKARAQVSSATRKLNAQLASVDGKGTIAMLERMRDKVQEQESLAEAYGEMAAVPKTVDDEIDKALMGGGGTQTDALAALKARMAAKD; this comes from the coding sequence ATGAGTGGACTGTTTCAACGCCTCTTTACCTGGGGTAAGTCCGAGGCGCACTCGGCGATGGATAAATTGGAAGATCCGGCCAAAATGGCCGAGCAGGGTATCCGCGATCTCCAAGCCGAGCATGCTAAAAATATGGATGCCTTAGCCAAAGTGAAAGCGCAGGTTATTCGCCTGCGGCGGGAGATGCTCACCTTGCAGGAGACGGCCTCCAACTATGAGCGCAAGGCGATGCTGCTGGTGCAAAAGGGCCAGCAAGGCGCGCTGGATGGGGCCGAGGCGGATCGTCTGGCCAGTGAGGCGCTAAGCCGCTATGAGGATGCCCAAACGCAGGCCAACCGTCTGAAGGCGGATCTGGAGAATATGGAGAAGATGGCGGCCCAGTTAGAGCGCAATGTGCAGCAGATTAAAAGCCAGATCGGTAAGTGGGAAAATGAGCTGCGTACCCTCAAGGCGCGTGCCCAAGTGAGCAGCGCCACCCGCAAGCTTAATGCGCAACTGGCCAGTGTGGATGGCAAAGGTACCATCGCCATGTTAGAGCGCATGCGTGATAAGGTGCAGGAGCAAGAGTCGCTGGCCGAGGCCTATGGTGAGATGGCGGCGGTGCCTAAAACGGTAGATGATGAGATTGATAAGGCACTCATGGGTGGTGGTGGAACACAAACCGATGCTTTGGCCGCGCTCAAGGCGCGCATGGCGGCTAAGGATTAA
- a CDS encoding YbjN domain-containing protein codes for MSEQSHFETVRGYLEALEVTIDHEDAAEALFRISDNARGIANMVVDCEDDLLVIEQGILAIGRDDVAFYKKLLQINRELVHGAFVLDDAGQMLLFRDTLQLANLDLNELEASINALGLGLATHAQLLLTYAAEQAA; via the coding sequence ATGTCAGAGCAGAGCCATTTTGAGACCGTGCGTGGCTACCTGGAGGCGCTGGAAGTCACCATTGATCATGAGGATGCAGCCGAAGCGCTGTTTCGCATCAGCGATAACGCCCGTGGCATCGCCAACATGGTGGTGGATTGCGAGGATGATCTGCTGGTGATCGAGCAGGGGATTCTTGCCATTGGGCGCGACGATGTGGCGTTCTATAAAAAGCTGTTACAGATCAATCGGGAGCTGGTACACGGCGCTTTTGTATTGGACGATGCCGGTCAGATGTTGCTGTTTCGCGATACCTTGCAGCTGGCCAACCTGGATCTTAATGAGTTGGAGGCCTCCATCAATGCCTTGGGCTTGGGGCTTGCCACCCATGCCCAACTGTTGCTCACCTATGCCGCCGAGCAAGCGGCCTGA
- the speD gene encoding adenosylmethionine decarboxylase, which produces MKIQQLIVDAYRCRGPLDDADLLIHSMTQAADLVGAQRVGEAQLRYVPHGVTAVLFLAESHILISTWPEHALAMVDVLLCNPQMNPYQAWQVMAQLLKPQGEVRFHEHIREIGAMPAQEKPFA; this is translated from the coding sequence GTGAAAATTCAACAGTTGATTGTGGACGCCTACCGCTGTCGTGGGCCGCTGGATGATGCCGATCTGCTGATCCACAGCATGACCCAGGCGGCGGACCTGGTGGGGGCGCAACGGGTCGGCGAGGCCCAACTGCGCTATGTACCCCATGGGGTAACTGCGGTACTGTTTTTGGCGGAGTCGCACATTTTAATCTCGACTTGGCCAGAGCATGCCTTGGCGATGGTGGATGTGCTGCTGTGTAATCCGCAGATGAACCCTTATCAAGCATGGCAGGTGATGGCGCAGCTTTTGAAGCCCCAAGGAGAGGTGCGCTTTCATGAACACATTCGTGAAATAGGTGCCATGCCCGCGCAGGAAAAACCGTTTGCCTGA
- a CDS encoding tetratricopeptide repeat protein, producing MRIFPPFILFVTLLLGGCGPRLHTQFLVAAENPRVYQHQNIALLDYSGTASHRVTRQVEQTLSAIEVRGVPYFELHRAERAEDAQQARQRGQRLGVDAVHFGRVLHYGWHDEPLSMSREQWCKRPYRGVKRNKDQLQACLYGEERPSNHPFHPHEEQVEVVIEESNSGHGKAHKSVRKITTRRTKERVTTPVICRKRTARVEILPQVVEVASGQLIYSKKQQAKRWALTCPGDQAKGSTAAETLLAQALSQSLTAYRQDIAPYLRAVTIPLLEETQGLSPRATQNLLQGVAFARDNRMPRACSLWQQSLEQSPSPNAALLYNLGVCQEVAGDLAAADQLYQQAEALLSQPNDAISRAIARVNGGLQRY from the coding sequence ATGCGCATTTTCCCCCCGTTTATCCTATTTGTTACCCTGCTCTTGGGGGGATGCGGACCACGCTTGCACACCCAGTTTTTGGTCGCGGCGGAGAATCCCCGTGTCTACCAGCACCAGAACATCGCCCTGCTCGACTACAGTGGCACCGCCAGCCACCGCGTCACCCGCCAAGTGGAACAGACCCTTAGCGCCATTGAGGTACGCGGCGTGCCCTATTTTGAACTACACCGAGCAGAGCGTGCCGAGGACGCCCAGCAGGCGCGCCAGCGCGGTCAACGGTTGGGGGTGGATGCGGTACATTTTGGCAGGGTACTGCACTATGGCTGGCACGATGAGCCCCTGAGCATGAGCCGTGAACAGTGGTGTAAACGCCCCTATCGGGGCGTCAAACGCAACAAGGATCAGCTTCAAGCCTGTCTTTATGGCGAGGAGAGACCCAGTAACCACCCCTTTCATCCTCATGAGGAGCAGGTCGAGGTGGTGATAGAAGAGAGCAACTCTGGACACGGCAAAGCCCACAAAAGTGTGCGTAAGATCACCACACGCCGCACTAAGGAGCGGGTGACAACCCCGGTCATCTGCCGCAAACGCACCGCCCGCGTGGAGATTTTACCCCAGGTGGTGGAGGTGGCCAGCGGCCAACTGATCTACAGCAAAAAACAGCAGGCCAAACGCTGGGCACTCACCTGCCCCGGCGATCAGGCCAAGGGATCCACCGCCGCTGAAACTCTATTGGCCCAAGCCTTGAGCCAGAGCCTAACCGCCTATCGCCAGGATATTGCCCCCTACCTGCGGGCAGTCACCATTCCCCTATTGGAAGAGACCCAAGGGCTTTCCCCGAGGGCAACCCAAAATTTGCTCCAAGGGGTCGCCTTTGCCCGGGATAACCGCATGCCCCGCGCCTGTAGCCTCTGGCAGCAGAGTCTGGAGCAAAGCCCTAGCCCCAATGCGGCGCTGCTCTATAATCTGGGGGTGTGTCAAGAGGTGGCAGGGGATCTTGCCGCCGCAGACCAGCTCTATCAACAGGCTGAGGCCCTGTTAAGCCAGCCCAATGATGCCATAAGCCGCGCCATCGCGCGGGTTAATGGCGGCCTGCAACGCTACTAA
- a CDS encoding CobW family GTP-binding protein, protein MGPNTTLPVTLLTGFLGSGKTTLLNHVLRQPELRDTLVVINEFGAIGLDHELVAEATEQAALLMPSGCLCCSMRGDLLKTLREAIWRYARGGQPWFKRVVIETTGLADPVPILQTLLGEATLQRHYHLAGVVTVVDAQYGEASLAEHAENQRQVAVADGLFISKSDLCSGAALERLTARLSVLNATAAQHRLEHGMMAAHTWLQYAGAVERHPSGAVWDAVMWQGEEATPAPPPHGDIEAHALVLDEALPRAVLEAWLSALAQGPELLRVKGLVCLLGQRGPWLIQGVRHTLYPPQPWSQWPTSDQRSRLVFITRGLPRSSLWQALQQARAAVL, encoded by the coding sequence GTGGGGCCTAACACCACTTTGCCGGTCACGCTGTTGACGGGCTTTTTGGGCAGTGGCAAAACCACCCTGCTTAACCATGTGCTGCGCCAGCCGGAGCTGCGCGATACCCTGGTGGTGATCAATGAGTTTGGTGCCATTGGTCTTGACCATGAGCTGGTGGCCGAGGCCACCGAGCAGGCGGCGCTGCTCATGCCCAGTGGCTGCCTTTGTTGTAGCATGCGCGGGGATCTGCTTAAAACCCTACGTGAGGCGATCTGGCGCTATGCTCGGGGTGGCCAACCGTGGTTTAAACGGGTGGTGATTGAAACCACAGGGTTGGCCGATCCCGTGCCGATTTTGCAAACGCTACTGGGTGAGGCAACGCTCCAACGCCACTACCATTTGGCGGGGGTGGTGACGGTTGTGGATGCTCAGTATGGCGAAGCGAGCTTGGCCGAGCATGCCGAGAATCAGCGGCAGGTAGCGGTGGCCGATGGTCTGTTCATCAGCAAGAGCGATTTGTGCAGCGGAGCGGCTTTAGAGCGGCTAACGGCGCGATTGAGCGTCCTTAATGCCACCGCAGCGCAGCATCGGCTTGAGCATGGGATGATGGCGGCGCACACTTGGTTGCAGTATGCCGGCGCGGTGGAGCGCCACCCGAGCGGCGCGGTGTGGGATGCTGTGATGTGGCAGGGTGAAGAGGCCACACCAGCCCCACCGCCGCACGGTGATATAGAGGCTCATGCGCTGGTGCTGGATGAGGCACTGCCCAGGGCGGTGCTTGAGGCGTGGTTGAGCGCCCTGGCGCAGGGGCCGGAGCTGCTGCGGGTCAAGGGCTTGGTGTGCCTGCTTGGGCAGCGCGGCCCCTGGCTTATTCAGGGGGTCCGCCACACCCTTTACCCGCCTCAGCCGTGGTCCCAATGGCCCACTTCAGACCAGCGCAGCCGACTGGTGTTTATAACCCGTGGCCTGCCAAGAAGTAGCCTGTGGCAGGCCCTGCAACAGGCTCGGGCAGCCGTGCTTTAG
- a CDS encoding iron chelate uptake ABC transporter family permease subunit yields MWNDFMLLAWVAGVGVALVSGPLGCFVVWRRMAYFGDTMAHGALLGVALGLIMALNLTLAVVLVCIAIALILLMLQSNSRVSGDTLLGILSHSALSLGLVGLSFMSGLRVDLMAYLFGDILAVSWQDLGWIYGGGALVLLLLWRIWNPLLALTLHEGLARAEGVPVTQIRLIFMLLIAVVIAVAMKIVGILLITSLLIVPAAAARNLSRSPEQMAGWAVVVGVLAVSGGLWGSLNWDTPSGPSIVVVGLGLFLLSLPVGWWLLRRGGDLRGA; encoded by the coding sequence ATGTGGAACGATTTTATGCTGCTGGCCTGGGTGGCGGGGGTGGGCGTGGCGTTGGTGAGTGGTCCTTTAGGCTGTTTTGTGGTGTGGCGGCGTATGGCCTACTTTGGGGATACCATGGCCCATGGGGCGCTGTTGGGGGTGGCGCTGGGGTTGATCATGGCGCTTAATTTGACCCTAGCAGTGGTGCTGGTCTGTATTGCAATCGCCTTGATATTGCTCATGTTGCAGAGTAATTCGCGGGTCTCTGGGGATACCTTGCTGGGCATTCTTTCCCACAGTGCCTTGTCGCTGGGCTTGGTGGGGTTGAGCTTTATGTCTGGCTTGCGGGTGGATCTGATGGCCTATCTGTTTGGGGATATTCTGGCGGTCTCCTGGCAGGATCTGGGCTGGATTTACGGGGGTGGGGCGCTGGTGTTGCTGCTGTTGTGGCGCATATGGAATCCGCTGCTGGCGCTTACCCTGCACGAAGGGTTGGCGCGGGCCGAGGGGGTGCCGGTTACCCAGATACGTCTGATCTTTATGTTGCTCATTGCGGTGGTGATTGCGGTGGCTATGAAGATTGTAGGGATTTTATTGATTACCTCGCTGTTGATTGTGCCTGCCGCCGCCGCCCGCAACCTGAGCCGCTCCCCCGAGCAGATGGCCGGGTGGGCGGTGGTGGTGGGGGTGTTGGCGGTGAGCGGCGGTTTATGGGGCTCGCTTAACTGGGATACCCCCTCGGGACCCTCCATTGTGGTGGTGGGGTTGGGGCTGTTTCTGCTCTCGCTGCCGGTGGGTTGGTGGCTGTTGCGTCGGGGGGGGGATCTCCGTGGGGCCTAA
- a CDS encoding metal ABC transporter ATP-binding protein — protein MSDTSLTHCSEVLLTARNLCADRGGRRVLEGIDLSIGAGEVVTIIGPNGAGKSTLLKVLLGVEPYSEGQVIRKANLCVGYVPQRMPVDAILPMTVQRMLRLAKEVDETAMLAVLEETGVAHVLHAPLQGLSGGEFQRVLLARAMLRNPQLLVLDEPVQGVDYSGEVALYQLIGALRKRHGCGVLLVSHDLHMVMRDTDRVVCLNRHICCTGTPDHVSGHPEFARLFGDQALQTLALYQHHHHSCTHHMPVDVAIDPQEQA, from the coding sequence ATGTCAGACACAAGCTTAACCCATTGTAGCGAGGTGTTGCTCACCGCCCGCAACCTGTGTGCTGACCGTGGTGGGCGGCGGGTGTTGGAGGGAATTGATCTCTCCATCGGGGCTGGCGAGGTGGTGACCATCATCGGCCCCAATGGTGCGGGTAAAAGCACGTTGCTCAAGGTGCTGCTGGGGGTGGAGCCCTACAGCGAAGGGCAAGTCATCCGAAAAGCCAATCTATGCGTCGGTTATGTGCCGCAACGGATGCCGGTTGACGCCATTTTGCCCATGACCGTGCAGCGCATGTTGCGGCTGGCTAAGGAGGTGGATGAGACGGCCATGCTGGCGGTGCTGGAGGAGACCGGGGTTGCCCATGTGTTACACGCACCGCTGCAAGGCTTATCTGGGGGGGAGTTCCAGCGGGTGTTGTTGGCACGTGCCATGTTGCGCAATCCCCAACTATTGGTGCTGGATGAGCCGGTGCAGGGGGTGGACTATAGCGGCGAGGTGGCCCTTTATCAGTTGATTGGTGCCTTGCGCAAGCGTCATGGCTGTGGGGTATTGTTGGTCTCCCACGATCTGCACATGGTGATGCGGGATACCGATCGGGTGGTCTGTCTTAACCGGCATATCTGTTGTACCGGTACCCCTGACCATGTGAGTGGGCATCCTGAATTTGCCCGTCTGTTTGGGGATCAGGCACTACAGACCCTAGCGCTTTACCAACACCATCACCACAGTTGTACACACCACATGCCGGTGGACGTCGCGATAGACCCGCAGGAGCAAGCCTAA
- a CDS encoding transcriptional repressor has product MATHFPPGDHDHGACVNTLVARAELQCASNQARLTPLRREVLTLLAASHKAMTAYEILQEMVMGGSRKPAPITVYRTLEFLMEQALVHRIESRNAYFVCYRQGGHVQPVQVWICRNCGVVAETCSTQMASLIPQLADQIGFTPATTVVEIEGVCRVCQTQA; this is encoded by the coding sequence ATGGCGACACATTTCCCCCCTGGGGATCACGATCATGGTGCGTGTGTAAACACGCTGGTAGCACGGGCCGAGTTGCAGTGTGCAAGCAATCAAGCCCGCTTAACCCCATTGCGGCGAGAGGTGTTGACCCTGCTCGCGGCCAGCCACAAGGCGATGACTGCTTATGAAATTTTGCAAGAGATGGTAATGGGTGGATCGCGCAAACCAGCGCCCATCACCGTCTATCGCACCTTGGAGTTTTTGATGGAACAGGCGTTGGTACACCGTATCGAGTCGCGCAATGCCTATTTTGTCTGTTATCGGCAAGGGGGGCATGTGCAGCCCGTACAGGTTTGGATCTGCCGAAACTGCGGTGTGGTGGCCGAGACCTGTTCGACGCAGATGGCCTCCTTAATCCCACAATTGGCCGATCAGATCGGTTTTACCCCCGCCACTACGGTGGTGGAGATTGAAGGGGTGTGTCGCGTATGTCAGACACAAGCTTAA
- a CDS encoding zinc ABC transporter substrate-binding protein, whose product MPRSRVLSLLTLLTLLMFTPNSWAAPRVVVSILPLHALVAEVMQGVAQPQLLLDGGSSPHSYALRPSQARQLSQAELVVWMGAGLESFLVKPLQTLGKQTTLLTLHQVPGLALLENRQPLHWLEQSAVHDHDAHQDHAADTDHDLDAHQDHAADTDHDHDAHQDHAADTDHDHDAHQDHTADTVHDHDAHQDHTGHDHGKLDLHLWLDPQQAILMVHAVAKQLSQLDAANATRYQQNAQHLVERLEQLTLRLATQLEPVRQRPYLVFHDAYHYFERRFGLATTAALTLNPESRPSAKAMQQVRQLIQRQGAVCLFSEPQFEPAMVQAIARDTGLRTAELDPLGSQLQPGIGAYFTLLTNLANALSNCLTTP is encoded by the coding sequence ATGCCTCGATCCCGTGTCCTATCCCTTCTTACTCTACTCACCCTGCTCATGTTTACCCCCAACAGTTGGGCGGCCCCCCGTGTGGTGGTAAGCATACTGCCCCTACATGCCTTGGTTGCCGAGGTCATGCAGGGGGTTGCCCAACCCCAACTGCTGCTGGATGGTGGCAGCTCCCCCCACAGCTACGCCCTGCGCCCCTCCCAGGCGCGGCAATTAAGCCAAGCGGAGTTGGTGGTTTGGATGGGTGCTGGCTTGGAGAGCTTTCTGGTTAAACCCCTACAAACCTTGGGCAAGCAGACCACCCTTCTGACCCTGCACCAAGTGCCAGGGCTAGCCTTGTTGGAAAACCGCCAACCCCTGCATTGGCTGGAGCAGAGCGCCGTCCATGACCACGATGCCCACCAGGATCATGCGGCGGATACCGACCATGACCTTGATGCCCACCAGGATCATGCGGCGGATACCGACCATGACCACGATGCCCACCAGGATCATGCGGCGGATACCGACCATGACCACGATGCCCACCAGGATCATACTGCGGATACCGTCCATGACCATGATGCCCACCAGGATCATACTGGCCATGACCACGGCAAACTAGATCTGCACCTGTGGCTGGATCCCCAACAGGCGATCCTCATGGTCCACGCCGTTGCAAAACAGCTCTCTCAACTGGATGCCGCCAACGCCACACGCTACCAACAAAACGCCCAGCATCTGGTGGAGCGGCTTGAGCAACTGACCCTTCGGCTCGCCACCCAGCTCGAACCGGTGCGGCAGCGCCCTTATCTGGTGTTTCACGATGCCTACCACTATTTTGAGCGCCGTTTTGGTCTCGCCACCACAGCGGCCCTCACCCTCAACCCAGAAAGTCGGCCCAGTGCCAAGGCGATGCAGCAGGTCCGCCAACTCATCCAGCGGCAAGGTGCGGTATGTCTCTTTTCTGAGCCCCAATTTGAGCCCGCCATGGTACAAGCCATCGCCCGGGATACCGGCCTACGCACCGCAGAACTGGACCCGCTGGGCAGTCAGCTGCAACCGGGAATCGGCGCCTATTTTACCCTGCTCACAAACCTGGCAAACGCCCTAAGCAACTGTTTAACAACACCCTAA
- a CDS encoding EF-hand domain-containing protein, protein MLSQTSQTNGHNRSGGMGRMGGKEGQPSVEDLMAKLDQDGNGTIGVDEAKGPMAEHFNDSDSDGDGQLTSDELTAAMESFHAQMKGQMGGAAQGMGQPPSAADLMAMMDTDEDEAISSDEAKGPLADMFSDVDSDGDGLITSSELEEGMANMPPPPPPPNRMVGGTNNMDLLSQLIGESSNDEGSTSGMTSKLDLLRQLLGNDEESKDSLMDLLNA, encoded by the coding sequence ATGTTATCGCAAACAAGTCAGACAAACGGCCATAATCGTTCCGGTGGCATGGGGCGCATGGGGGGAAAAGAGGGCCAACCCAGTGTTGAAGATCTTATGGCCAAGCTGGATCAGGATGGTAATGGAACCATTGGGGTGGATGAAGCCAAAGGCCCCATGGCAGAACATTTTAACGATTCTGACAGTGATGGGGATGGTCAACTCACCAGCGACGAATTAACGGCGGCGATGGAGAGCTTCCACGCCCAGATGAAGGGCCAAATGGGGGGTGCTGCCCAGGGTATGGGGCAGCCTCCTTCGGCGGCGGATCTTATGGCGATGATGGATACCGATGAAGATGAGGCCATCAGCAGTGACGAAGCCAAAGGTCCCTTGGCCGATATGTTCAGCGATGTGGACAGCGATGGTGACGGTTTGATCACCAGCAGCGAGTTAGAAGAGGGCATGGCCAATATGCCGCCCCCACCGCCGCCCCCCAACCGCATGGTGGGTGGTACCAACAATATGGATCTGCTCAGCCAGTTGATCGGGGAGAGCTCTAACGATGAGGGTTCCACCAGTGGTATGACCAGCAAGCTGGATCTGCTCCGTCAGCTCCTGGGTAATGATGAAGAGAGTAAAGATAGCTTGATGGATCTGTTAAACGCCTGA